The genomic stretch TCGAGCGCGACGTCGACGACCCAGCCCTGCTCTGTCAAACCGGAGCGCAGGTAGTCCACCACCTTATGCTCGTCTTCAACGATCAGCAATTTCATGCGCGTCCCCTTGTGTCTGCATTATATGAAACGCCTCGCCGCGATCTTTCCTGCCTGGCCTTGTCATCTTCTATCCGGCTCACTTTGCGGGAGCCATCGCCTCCTTCGTGTCCCTGGCCGCCTGATTGTCGGCCGCGCTAGTGGAAACATCCCAGCCGCCGCCGAGCGCTTTCACCAGCGCGACCGACAAGGTCATCTGCTGACCGCGGATCTGCACGTCCTGGCGCTCGCTCGTCAGCAGCGACTGCTGCGCGGTGATGACGTCGAGGTAAGCGACAAGACCGCCCGAATAGCGGTCGTTGGCGAGCGACAGCAGATGCTGCGCATCGGTCACCGCTTCGTGCGATTCCTTCGCCGCGCCGTCGAGCACCGAGAGGCCGGTGATGCCGTCCTGCACCTGCTGGAATGCGTTGAGCACGGTCTGCCGGTAGTTCGCCTCGGTAGCTTTGTAGCCTTCACTCGCGAACTCGACGTTCGCCGCGCGGCGGCCGCCGTCGAACAGCACCTGGCCGACCGCCGCGCCGAGCGTCCACATCAAGGTGGGCGCGCTCAGCAAACTGGCGAACTGCGTGCTCTCCCAACCGATGCCCGGCGTCAGTGTCAGGCTCGGAAAGAACGCCGCTTTGGCGACGCCGATCTGCGCATTCGCAGCGGCCATCGCGCGTTCTGCCGATGCGACATCGGGGCGGCGCTGCAACACGTCGCTCGGCACACCGAGCGGGATCGACGGCACCTGCACATCGAGAACCTTGGGCTCGATCGCGAACTGCGGAGCGGGTACGCCGACCAGAGCAGCGATCGCGTGTTCGAATTGCGCGCGCTGATTCAGCAGCAATTGCGCCTGCACGCGTGTCGAATCGAGTTGCGATTTTTGCTGCAACACGTTCAGCCCGGAAACCGCGCCGAGGTCATGCTGGGAGGTGACGTAGTCGAGCGCCTGTTGCTGCAGCTTCACCGATCGATTCAGCACGTCGATCTCGGCGTCGAGCTCGCGCAGCGAGAAATAATCGGTGGCGAGGTCGGCGCTCAGCACGAGCCGCGCGTTGGCGAGGTCATCGGCCGATTGCTCAACCGAGGCCGTCGCGCCTTCCACCTCGCGACGTATCCGGCCGAATAGATCGGTGTCGTAGTTGACCGTGAGGCCGAGTTGAAGATTGTTCTGTACCGTCGAATGCGTCGGCGTGGCGTAGTTGGTGAGCGGACGGTTCTTCGAAATCCTGAAGCGCGACGCCGACGCCGCCAGATCGACCTCGGGAATCCGTTGCGCGCTGGTATTGGCGAGCGTCGCTTTGGCCTGCGCATAGTGGGCGCTGGCCGCGGCCAGCGTCTGATTTTGGGCGAGCGCCTGCGTTTCCAGCGCGGCGAGCGTCGCATCGCCGAAGCCGCTCCACCAGTCAGGCGAGATCGGCGCATGCGAAGGAACGGCCACGCGCCAGTAGGAATCGGTTTGCCACGCAGGCGGCACCTCGGCCTGCGGCCGCTGATAATCCGGCCCGACCGTGCACGCGGCCACTACCGCAACGCTCGCCGCGCTCGCAGCGGCCGTCAGCATGGCGCCTGCCCTGCAAGCGGCCGCCCGTTTCACGGCGCCCCCTTGCCGCTTTGCTGCGGCTGCGCAATCTGCACATGATCGCCGTCCGCGATCGAATCGCTCGGGTTAATGATGATCTTGTCGTTCGCCTCGACACCGCTTTCGATTTCGAGCGACTGCCCCAGATCCTGCGCGATCAAGACCTTGCGCAACTGCACGTTCCCGTTCTGATCGACCACGGCGACCCGCGGACCTTCGGCGCGAAACAGCAACGCATTGCCCGGCACCATCAAGCGCGCATGAGCGGCCGCCGGCAAAGCAACCTGCACATACGCGCCGGGCCGCAGCTTGCTATCGGGGTTCGGCAGCGTCACTTCGACTTGCAGCGAGCGGGTCGGCACATCGATCGCGCCGGAAATGTGCGTGATCGCGCCGTGAAACTGC from Paraburkholderia sp. IMGN_8 encodes the following:
- a CDS encoding efflux transporter outer membrane subunit, coding for MLTAAASAASVAVVAACTVGPDYQRPQAEVPPAWQTDSYWRVAVPSHAPISPDWWSGFGDATLAALETQALAQNQTLAAASAHYAQAKATLANTSAQRIPEVDLAASASRFRISKNRPLTNYATPTHSTVQNNLQLGLTVNYDTDLFGRIRREVEGATASVEQSADDLANARLVLSADLATDYFSLRELDAEIDVLNRSVKLQQQALDYVTSQHDLGAVSGLNVLQQKSQLDSTRVQAQLLLNQRAQFEHAIAALVGVPAPQFAIEPKVLDVQVPSIPLGVPSDVLQRRPDVASAERAMAAANAQIGVAKAAFFPSLTLTPGIGWESTQFASLLSAPTLMWTLGAAVGQVLFDGGRRAANVEFASEGYKATEANYRQTVLNAFQQVQDGITGLSVLDGAAKESHEAVTDAQHLLSLANDRYSGGLVAYLDVITAQQSLLTSERQDVQIRGQQMTLSVALVKALGGGWDVSTSAADNQAARDTKEAMAPAK